TTAAGCGAACGTATTGAATCCTCTTGCATATGCTCGGTCTTTCCCTCGATACTCATCGTTCCTTGGTATCCTATCTGGTGCAAGGCTGCAAAAAATGCATCAATGTCCGGATCGCATTGCACGGGATAGCAGCGAGTATCCCTGATTGCGATGTGCGTGTGTACAATCTCCCTAATCATGGTTATCTCAGCAAAATCCTCATTGTTTTTCACCATATGGAACATATCGGATAACAACTTCACGTTGTCTTTGGAAACCACCGATACCAACATCTCCCCTTCTATGAGAGTATTGAGCATATTGGTCTCATCATGGTTCAAGGACTCAATGGCGATGGTAATTCCATATTTTGCAGCGACGTCGGCGGTTTTCCTGGTAACGGCAACCAGTCGTTCAAATCCTTCCCTGTAGCTCATGAAAGAAGGAAGATTACGGCTTTTCCCTGAACCAAACACGGCAATATCAGCACCCAGACGATGCATCCTCGAAAAGGCGGTTTCCAGATAATCGAGCATTTCCATTTGCTGCTTTTCATTCAGTTGAAGCAAAGCCAAAGTCTTTGGAAATAGCAAATTGCACCGTTCCACCTTGATTTTTGCCTGATTCACCTGGTTGCAGGCCTGATTGAATTCTTCTTCTGTCATGGCAGCAAGGCCATTCAAGGGAACTTCCAGATACTCAAACCCCAGTTTTTCAGCCTCATCTATCTGACTGATTTTTCCACATAGACCAAATCTCATCTTATTTATCCTTTCCGATTGCAATTTCCTGACCAAAAGAAACGGAATAACCAGCTATCCTGACATGTGCCTGAACAGAGGACAATTCCACTTCCCCTTGAACTGCATACGGGGCAATAATGGTTACAAAACGTAGGGGAGCTGTTTTGTGAGAACAGATACAGAGTTGGGGAGTCGGTTGACGATTCGGGTAGCCATAGGAAACCCAACCGCCCTTTGGATCTTCGCTTCCTTCCAATTGGCGATTTAGGGAGTCAGGATCCGAGCAAAAAACAGAAAATCCGTGCTCAGTCCCCTTTTGTGTCGTATACCGATAGCCTGTCCTCGATTCTTGTTGCAAAGTCCCCGGGGCAAAATTGAAATACAACCGAATATCATGGTTTTCCTTGCCCGGACCTGTCAGTTCATCTTCCAGAATATAGATATCGTTGGGCAAACGGACAAACCTCCTCCTATGAAAAAGGGAATCCTCCATAAACGCGTAGCCGTTATGGGAAATATCCATAATCCAGAAGTCATCCTTTTTTTCGAATTTATTGACCAAGGTGCGTACCCCGCGAACCCTCTCAACCCCGCTGACAGTGCCCATGATATGGTTATCGACGGCAATCGTATTATGTGAGGCAACCCCGG
The sequence above is a segment of the Sphaerochaeta pleomorpha str. Grapes genome. Coding sequences within it:
- a CDS encoding sugar phosphate isomerase/epimerase family protein; the protein is MRFGLCGKISQIDEAEKLGFEYLEVPLNGLAAMTEEEFNQACNQVNQAKIKVERCNLLFPKTLALLQLNEKQQMEMLDYLETAFSRMHRLGADIAVFGSGKSRNLPSFMSYREGFERLVAVTRKTADVAAKYGITIAIESLNHDETNMLNTLIEGEMLVSVVSKDNVKLLSDMFHMVKNNEDFAEITMIREIVHTHIAIRDTRCYPVQCDPDIDAFFAALHQIGYQGTMSIEGKTEHMQEDSIRSLNTLRSYK